One segment of Theobroma cacao cultivar B97-61/B2 chromosome 9, Criollo_cocoa_genome_V2, whole genome shotgun sequence DNA contains the following:
- the LOC18590455 gene encoding uncharacterized protein LOC18590455 isoform X1, whose protein sequence is MSLPSQDNSNELTQQLDSIADQILLEDWRTFFSRSIPLAISPDESTQQMNSQLEPDMEVKTGSVAQNEDGSTSWRSFSPDISLNESWGSIIEMLSTGEPPYPSADFNVAPSFVAQTEDLSLTILTSKTDLLPPGERNPKELPQPLNSHGHVEKGVQCFEPNANHMDHEERPSDQASSGRKRRGRKPRVTPAKKAKNQIDQAGASAEACDRQKRKSREPIIRRKDQENERKKKKNENDRKYRENIKIELTNLRKIKPEYDRLMRLASSFGGIDQLESQINHIKSELHKRQQEEVGNDMFQQVIGDSANQVPLIRANEVQVCGNEEMESLLDKYKEMEVESHRLELMKSKYGEIEEMEAMLDKFKNMEAEANSLELMKSKYGEIDEIESMLDKFKNLEAESHRFEQIKLSLGGVDEIEPEINRLKKIELQLEKHKQMVNRKELDSFQASPSPGSLQQLEMDQLYRQQRKEADFNRFEQMKSKFGETEEMESKLDKFHRMEAELHRFEQIKSEFGGIDEIEARIYRLKEIESQHDNQKELHFFPESPGSLQLALQEQRGMQSLDSTGDSDMVSVDGISLMSPAAVRETNITHDMQYSDVLVTKFMAKLDDDNVVSNVDLSSFKDLDGERKKIGKYSIPPSLVSTAEGIIKAYGDITDKCRFGYSVVETAYILLCAAIKEMSNLSLEQVSEEVMLKWRDAIKDANGLNCDAKFAMEDLKKIAYGYFGIKAESDSEILKQRMTSLKTEVLALKTELDNKTKEMKDLKAKEEDLTSAQCKVCQEFADQLLKKPISVF, encoded by the exons ATGTCGTTGCCAAGTCAAGATAATTCGAACGAGTTGACCCAGCAGTTGGATTCAATCGCTGATCAGATCCTCCTTGAAGATTGGAGAACTTTTTTTTCCAGATCAATTCCTTTAGCCATTTCACCGGACGAATCGACCCAGCAGATGAACTCACAGCTTGAGCCAGACATGGAAGTGAAGACCGGTTCTGTGGCACAGAATGAAGATGGGAGTACTAGTTGGAGATCATTTTCACCAGACATTTCACTGAACGAGTCGTGGGGTTCAATCATTGAGATGTTAAGTACTGGTGAACCGCCATACCCTTCTGCAGACTTTAACGTAGCGCCCAGTTTCGTGGCGCAGACTGAAGATTTGAGTCTGACAATATTGACATCTAAAACAGACTTGCTGCCACCAGGAGAACGTAATCCTAAGGAGTTACCCCAGCCGTTGAACTCTCACGGACACGTTGAAAAGGGAGTACAGTGTTTTGAACCAAACGCAAACCACATGGATCATGAAGAAAGACCATCTGATCAAGCTTCAAGTGGACGAAAACGAAGGGGTCGTAAACCAAGGGTAACACCAGcaaaaaaagcaaagaacCAAATAGATCAAGCAGGAGCATCAGCTGAGGCTTGCGATCGACAGAAACGAAAGTCTCGTGAACCAATAATTCGCAGAAAAGatcaagaaaatgaaagaaaaaagaaaaaaaatgagaatgaTAGAAAGTATCGGGAAAACATTAAG ATTGAGTTAACGAATTTGAGGAAAATCAAGCCAGAGTACGATAGACTTATGAGACTAGCGTCCAGTTTTGGTGGGATTGATCAATTGGAGTCACAGATTAATCATATAAAATCTGAGTTACATAAACGCCAACAAGAAGAGGTGGGAAACGATATGTTCCAGCAAGTAATAGGTGATTCCGCCAATCAAGTTCCATTGATTAGGGCAAATGAAGTCCAAGTATGCGGAAATGAGGAAATGGAGTCCTTGTTGGATAAATATAAG GAAATGGAGGTCGAGTCTCATAGACTGGAACTAATGAAATCCAAGTATGGAGAAATTGAGGAAATGGAAGCAATGTTGGATAAATTCAAGAATATGGAGGCCGAGGCCAATAGCCTGGAACTAATGAAATCCAAGTATGGAGAAATTGACGAAATCGAATCCATGTTGGATAAATTCAAGAATTTGGAGGCTGAGTCACATAGGTTCGAGCAAATAAAGCTCTCGTTAGGTGGAGTTGATGAAATTGAGCCCGAAATAAATAGGCTTAAGAAAATAGAGCTGCAGCTCGAAAAACATAAGCAAATGGTGAACCGTAAGGAGCTGGACTCCTTTCAAGCGTCCCCATCCCCTGGTAGTCTCCAG CAACTGGAGATGGATCAATTATACAGACAACAGCGAAAGGAGGCCGATTTCAATCGATTCGAGCAAATGAAGTCTAAGTTTGGTGAAACTGAGGAAATGGAGTCCAAGTTGGATAAATTCCATCGGATGGAGGCCGAGTTACATAGATTCGAACAAATAAAGTCCGAGTTCGGAGGAATTGATGAAATCGAGGCTCGAATCTATAGGCTTAAGGAAATAGAATCGCAGCACGACAATCAAAAGGAACTGCATTTTTTTCCGGAATCTCCGGGTAGTCTACAG CTTGCTTTGCAGGAGCAGCGTGGAATGCAGTCATTGGACTCGACGGGCGACTCTGACATG GTGTCAGTTGATGGAATTAGTCTAATGTCCCCTGCCGCTGTGAGGGAGACAAATATAACGCACGACATGCAGTATTCTGATGTGCTTGTGACTAAATTTATGGCGAAGCTTGATGATGACAACGTCGTGAGCAACGTGGACCTCTCCAGCTTTAAAGATTTAGATGGAGAGCGCAAAAAAATTGGTAAATATAGTATCCCACCGTCTCTGGTCTCGACTGCGGAGGGCATCATTAAGGCCTATGGTGATATTACGGACAAGTGCAGATTTGGTTATAGTGTTGTTGAGACTGCTTATATTTTGCTTTGTGCTGCGATCAAAGAGATGAGTAATTTGTCGCTTGAGCAAGTTAGCGAAGAGGTTATGTTGAAGTGGAGAGACGCAATTAAGGATGCTAACGGTCTTAACTGTGATGCAAAATTTGCTATGgaagatttgaaaaaaattgcaTACGGTTATTTTGGTATCAAAGCAGAAAGTGACAGTGAAATCTTGAAACAGAGGATGACAAGTCTAAAGACTGAAGTATTAGCCTTGAAAACGGAACTTGACAACAAGACAAAAGAGATGAAGGACCTGAAAGCCAAAGAAGAAGACTTGACATCAGCGCAATGCAAGGTTTGTCAGGAATTCGCGGATcaacttttaaaaaaaccCATCAGtgttttttga
- the LOC18590455 gene encoding uncharacterized protein LOC18590455 isoform X3, whose amino-acid sequence MSLPSQDNSNELTQQLDSIADQILLEDWRTFFSRSIPLAISPDESTQQMNSQLEPDMEVKTGSVAQNEDGSTSWRSFSPDISLNESWGSIIEMLSTGEPPYPSADFNVAPSFVAQTEDLSLTILTSKTDLLPPGERNPKELPQPLNSHGHVEKGVQCFEPNANHMDHEERPSDQASSGRKRRGRKPRVTPAKKAKNQIDQAGASAEACDRQKRKSREPIIRRKDQENERKKKKNENDRKYRENIKIELTNLRKIKPEYDRLMRLASSFGGIDQLESQINHIKSELHKRQQEEVGNDMFQQVIGDSANQVPLIRANEVQVCGNEEMESLLDKYKEMEVESHRLELMKSKYGEIDEIESMLDKFKNLEAESHRFEQIKLSLGGVDEIEPEINRLKKIELQLEKHKQMVNRKELDSFQASPSPGSLQQLEMDQLYRQQRKEADFNRFEQMKSKFGETEEMESKLDKFHRMEAELHRFEQIKSEFGGIDEIEARIYRLKEIESQHDNQKELHFFPESPGSLQLALQEQRGMQSLDSTGDSDMVSVDGISLMSPAAVRETNITHDMQYSDVLVTKFMAKLDDDNVVSNVDLSSFKDLDGERKKIGKYSIPPSLVSTAEGIIKAYGDITDKCRFGYSVVETAYILLCAAIKEMSNLSLEQVSEEVMLKWRDAIKDANGLNCDAKFAMEDLKKIAYGYFGIKAESDSEILKQRMTSLKTEVLALKTELDNKTKEMKDLKAKEEDLTSAQCKVCQEFADQLLKKPISVF is encoded by the exons ATGTCGTTGCCAAGTCAAGATAATTCGAACGAGTTGACCCAGCAGTTGGATTCAATCGCTGATCAGATCCTCCTTGAAGATTGGAGAACTTTTTTTTCCAGATCAATTCCTTTAGCCATTTCACCGGACGAATCGACCCAGCAGATGAACTCACAGCTTGAGCCAGACATGGAAGTGAAGACCGGTTCTGTGGCACAGAATGAAGATGGGAGTACTAGTTGGAGATCATTTTCACCAGACATTTCACTGAACGAGTCGTGGGGTTCAATCATTGAGATGTTAAGTACTGGTGAACCGCCATACCCTTCTGCAGACTTTAACGTAGCGCCCAGTTTCGTGGCGCAGACTGAAGATTTGAGTCTGACAATATTGACATCTAAAACAGACTTGCTGCCACCAGGAGAACGTAATCCTAAGGAGTTACCCCAGCCGTTGAACTCTCACGGACACGTTGAAAAGGGAGTACAGTGTTTTGAACCAAACGCAAACCACATGGATCATGAAGAAAGACCATCTGATCAAGCTTCAAGTGGACGAAAACGAAGGGGTCGTAAACCAAGGGTAACACCAGcaaaaaaagcaaagaacCAAATAGATCAAGCAGGAGCATCAGCTGAGGCTTGCGATCGACAGAAACGAAAGTCTCGTGAACCAATAATTCGCAGAAAAGatcaagaaaatgaaagaaaaaagaaaaaaaatgagaatgaTAGAAAGTATCGGGAAAACATTAAG ATTGAGTTAACGAATTTGAGGAAAATCAAGCCAGAGTACGATAGACTTATGAGACTAGCGTCCAGTTTTGGTGGGATTGATCAATTGGAGTCACAGATTAATCATATAAAATCTGAGTTACATAAACGCCAACAAGAAGAGGTGGGAAACGATATGTTCCAGCAAGTAATAGGTGATTCCGCCAATCAAGTTCCATTGATTAGGGCAAATGAAGTCCAAGTATGCGGAAATGAGGAAATGGAGTCCTTGTTGGATAAATATAAG GAAATGGAGGTCGAGTCTCATAGACTGGAACTAATGAA ATCCAAGTATGGAGAAATTGACGAAATCGAATCCATGTTGGATAAATTCAAGAATTTGGAGGCTGAGTCACATAGGTTCGAGCAAATAAAGCTCTCGTTAGGTGGAGTTGATGAAATTGAGCCCGAAATAAATAGGCTTAAGAAAATAGAGCTGCAGCTCGAAAAACATAAGCAAATGGTGAACCGTAAGGAGCTGGACTCCTTTCAAGCGTCCCCATCCCCTGGTAGTCTCCAG CAACTGGAGATGGATCAATTATACAGACAACAGCGAAAGGAGGCCGATTTCAATCGATTCGAGCAAATGAAGTCTAAGTTTGGTGAAACTGAGGAAATGGAGTCCAAGTTGGATAAATTCCATCGGATGGAGGCCGAGTTACATAGATTCGAACAAATAAAGTCCGAGTTCGGAGGAATTGATGAAATCGAGGCTCGAATCTATAGGCTTAAGGAAATAGAATCGCAGCACGACAATCAAAAGGAACTGCATTTTTTTCCGGAATCTCCGGGTAGTCTACAG CTTGCTTTGCAGGAGCAGCGTGGAATGCAGTCATTGGACTCGACGGGCGACTCTGACATG GTGTCAGTTGATGGAATTAGTCTAATGTCCCCTGCCGCTGTGAGGGAGACAAATATAACGCACGACATGCAGTATTCTGATGTGCTTGTGACTAAATTTATGGCGAAGCTTGATGATGACAACGTCGTGAGCAACGTGGACCTCTCCAGCTTTAAAGATTTAGATGGAGAGCGCAAAAAAATTGGTAAATATAGTATCCCACCGTCTCTGGTCTCGACTGCGGAGGGCATCATTAAGGCCTATGGTGATATTACGGACAAGTGCAGATTTGGTTATAGTGTTGTTGAGACTGCTTATATTTTGCTTTGTGCTGCGATCAAAGAGATGAGTAATTTGTCGCTTGAGCAAGTTAGCGAAGAGGTTATGTTGAAGTGGAGAGACGCAATTAAGGATGCTAACGGTCTTAACTGTGATGCAAAATTTGCTATGgaagatttgaaaaaaattgcaTACGGTTATTTTGGTATCAAAGCAGAAAGTGACAGTGAAATCTTGAAACAGAGGATGACAAGTCTAAAGACTGAAGTATTAGCCTTGAAAACGGAACTTGACAACAAGACAAAAGAGATGAAGGACCTGAAAGCCAAAGAAGAAGACTTGACATCAGCGCAATGCAAGGTTTGTCAGGAATTCGCGGATcaacttttaaaaaaaccCATCAGtgttttttga
- the LOC18590455 gene encoding uncharacterized protein LOC18590455 isoform X2, producing MSLPSQDNSNELTQQLDSIADQILLEDWRTFFSRSIPLAISPDESTQQMNSQLEPDMEVKTGSVAQNEDGSTSWRSFSPDISLNESWGSIIEMLSTGEPPYPSADFNVAPSFVAQTEDLSLTILTSKTDLLPPGERNPKELPQPLNSHGHVEKGVQCFEPNANHMDHEERPSDQASSGRKRRGRKPRVTPAKKAKNQIDQAGASAEACDRQKRKSREPIIRRKDQENERKKKKNENDRKYRENIKIELTNLRKIKPEYDRLMRLASSFGGIDQLESQINHIKSELHKRQQEEVGNDMFQQVIGDSANQVPLIRANEVQVCGNEEMESLLDKYKEMEVESHRLELMKSKYGEIEEMEAMLDKFKNMEAEANSLELMKSKYGEIDEIESMLDKFKNLEAESHRFEQIKLSLGGVDEIEPEINRLKKIELQLEKHKQMVNRKELDSFQASPSPGSLQQLEMDQLYRQQRKEADFNRFEQMKSKFGETEEMESKLDKFHRMEAELHRFEQIKSEFGGIDEIEARIYRLKEIESQHDNQKELHFFPESPGSLQEQRGMQSLDSTGDSDMVSVDGISLMSPAAVRETNITHDMQYSDVLVTKFMAKLDDDNVVSNVDLSSFKDLDGERKKIGKYSIPPSLVSTAEGIIKAYGDITDKCRFGYSVVETAYILLCAAIKEMSNLSLEQVSEEVMLKWRDAIKDANGLNCDAKFAMEDLKKIAYGYFGIKAESDSEILKQRMTSLKTEVLALKTELDNKTKEMKDLKAKEEDLTSAQCKVCQEFADQLLKKPISVF from the exons ATGTCGTTGCCAAGTCAAGATAATTCGAACGAGTTGACCCAGCAGTTGGATTCAATCGCTGATCAGATCCTCCTTGAAGATTGGAGAACTTTTTTTTCCAGATCAATTCCTTTAGCCATTTCACCGGACGAATCGACCCAGCAGATGAACTCACAGCTTGAGCCAGACATGGAAGTGAAGACCGGTTCTGTGGCACAGAATGAAGATGGGAGTACTAGTTGGAGATCATTTTCACCAGACATTTCACTGAACGAGTCGTGGGGTTCAATCATTGAGATGTTAAGTACTGGTGAACCGCCATACCCTTCTGCAGACTTTAACGTAGCGCCCAGTTTCGTGGCGCAGACTGAAGATTTGAGTCTGACAATATTGACATCTAAAACAGACTTGCTGCCACCAGGAGAACGTAATCCTAAGGAGTTACCCCAGCCGTTGAACTCTCACGGACACGTTGAAAAGGGAGTACAGTGTTTTGAACCAAACGCAAACCACATGGATCATGAAGAAAGACCATCTGATCAAGCTTCAAGTGGACGAAAACGAAGGGGTCGTAAACCAAGGGTAACACCAGcaaaaaaagcaaagaacCAAATAGATCAAGCAGGAGCATCAGCTGAGGCTTGCGATCGACAGAAACGAAAGTCTCGTGAACCAATAATTCGCAGAAAAGatcaagaaaatgaaagaaaaaagaaaaaaaatgagaatgaTAGAAAGTATCGGGAAAACATTAAG ATTGAGTTAACGAATTTGAGGAAAATCAAGCCAGAGTACGATAGACTTATGAGACTAGCGTCCAGTTTTGGTGGGATTGATCAATTGGAGTCACAGATTAATCATATAAAATCTGAGTTACATAAACGCCAACAAGAAGAGGTGGGAAACGATATGTTCCAGCAAGTAATAGGTGATTCCGCCAATCAAGTTCCATTGATTAGGGCAAATGAAGTCCAAGTATGCGGAAATGAGGAAATGGAGTCCTTGTTGGATAAATATAAG GAAATGGAGGTCGAGTCTCATAGACTGGAACTAATGAAATCCAAGTATGGAGAAATTGAGGAAATGGAAGCAATGTTGGATAAATTCAAGAATATGGAGGCCGAGGCCAATAGCCTGGAACTAATGAAATCCAAGTATGGAGAAATTGACGAAATCGAATCCATGTTGGATAAATTCAAGAATTTGGAGGCTGAGTCACATAGGTTCGAGCAAATAAAGCTCTCGTTAGGTGGAGTTGATGAAATTGAGCCCGAAATAAATAGGCTTAAGAAAATAGAGCTGCAGCTCGAAAAACATAAGCAAATGGTGAACCGTAAGGAGCTGGACTCCTTTCAAGCGTCCCCATCCCCTGGTAGTCTCCAG CAACTGGAGATGGATCAATTATACAGACAACAGCGAAAGGAGGCCGATTTCAATCGATTCGAGCAAATGAAGTCTAAGTTTGGTGAAACTGAGGAAATGGAGTCCAAGTTGGATAAATTCCATCGGATGGAGGCCGAGTTACATAGATTCGAACAAATAAAGTCCGAGTTCGGAGGAATTGATGAAATCGAGGCTCGAATCTATAGGCTTAAGGAAATAGAATCGCAGCACGACAATCAAAAGGAACTGCATTTTTTTCCGGAATCTCCGGGTAGTCTACAG GAGCAGCGTGGAATGCAGTCATTGGACTCGACGGGCGACTCTGACATG GTGTCAGTTGATGGAATTAGTCTAATGTCCCCTGCCGCTGTGAGGGAGACAAATATAACGCACGACATGCAGTATTCTGATGTGCTTGTGACTAAATTTATGGCGAAGCTTGATGATGACAACGTCGTGAGCAACGTGGACCTCTCCAGCTTTAAAGATTTAGATGGAGAGCGCAAAAAAATTGGTAAATATAGTATCCCACCGTCTCTGGTCTCGACTGCGGAGGGCATCATTAAGGCCTATGGTGATATTACGGACAAGTGCAGATTTGGTTATAGTGTTGTTGAGACTGCTTATATTTTGCTTTGTGCTGCGATCAAAGAGATGAGTAATTTGTCGCTTGAGCAAGTTAGCGAAGAGGTTATGTTGAAGTGGAGAGACGCAATTAAGGATGCTAACGGTCTTAACTGTGATGCAAAATTTGCTATGgaagatttgaaaaaaattgcaTACGGTTATTTTGGTATCAAAGCAGAAAGTGACAGTGAAATCTTGAAACAGAGGATGACAAGTCTAAAGACTGAAGTATTAGCCTTGAAAACGGAACTTGACAACAAGACAAAAGAGATGAAGGACCTGAAAGCCAAAGAAGAAGACTTGACATCAGCGCAATGCAAGGTTTGTCAGGAATTCGCGGATcaacttttaaaaaaaccCATCAGtgttttttga